Sequence from the Anas acuta chromosome 24, bAnaAcu1.1, whole genome shotgun sequence genome:
TGCTGACGTGACCAACTCAGAGAGGAACAGGCAGCTTGAGTGTGGTATTTGGGCTCCAGCCCTTCCAGTTTGGGTCACATCCTGACCCAGAGCTTGTGgggtgaaggcagcagcagagaggtgcTGGGTTTGCTGCGGTGCTGTAACCTCCCCTTGTTGGGTGTGCAGggcaaaggaagaaagggagaaatgaTGTTACCAAAGGGAAGGGGACGCAGGCTTAcacctgcctgctcctgcccaaAGGCTCGGGAGCAAAGGGCCCTGCGGCTTCCACCCTCCCTGCACCCCGAGCACTGtcacagcacccaggggtgccaACACCATCCTCGGctccatgtccctgtcccctccaaggggctgtgccaggagcagggctctgGGTGCTGCGGGAGGGGATGAGGAGTCCCGTGAGCAAGTCCCAGTGGGGTTGGGGGCACGGTGTGACGATGTGTACACTTGCACGGGGCTGTTTCAAACCAATATAataattctgtgctttttttttttctttttgcttcttggCCCTGTCCAGACTACAGAGTCTATGCGGCCGGAGGGATGGGGTGCGACCTGCGGCCGCACAACTACCTGCAGCACTACGACATGCTCAAGGACATCTGGGTGTCACTGGCGGCCATGCCCACACCCAGGTACGCGGCCACCTCCTTCCTGCGAGGCACCAAGATCTACGTGCTGGGTAAGATCTACGTGGGGCTGGCGTGGGCTCGGGATTTGTGTTCACACCTCCGCAGCAAGCACTAGAGAGAGCCCACGTGCCTTGAATTCCCCAGGAGCTCAGAgatcctgcagcagctccgtgcCAGGGCGATGCCCCCCGTTGTTTCCCTGCTCGGTTTGCAGTCCTGGGACTGAGCTACTGAGTGAAACCACTTCTGTCCGTGCTACATCACCCAAGAACTGCTCGCCTTCCAGAGCCAGCCTTTGACAGGGAAGGTCCCGCTGTCTCTGGGGAGTGCAGGACCGAGCCCGTTACAGGGAGCAGTTTTCCTCAGCCTTACAGAAAGGGGAACCACGGCAGGGAAGCGTTGCCGTTAGCTCACAGCCAAACGCACAGAGCTGGGATCAACCCAGCAGCCCCAACGGCTCAAACCACCAGGCAGCACCGGCTGTCTTTAGGGTGCTACCAGAAAAAGGCTCTTTTGAtctattttgctgtttgtttgctgctAGCAAACAGTCTGGGGGCCCAGCAGCGAGCACAGGCTCTGCTTTCAGAGGCACGGGGAGCATCCGAGCGGAGAACAGCTGCTCTCCTTTGCCTCTGATCGCTGGGAGAATAAAGCAGGTCCTTGGCGGCCGCGGTGGCAGCTGCCTCGGCTCTCCTGCTCCATCGGGAGCGGGGCCGGTGCTGAACTCATCTGAATTGCAAAGGCTCCCCCAGCGCCCAGCCCTTCTCTGCTGTGCGTTTGTCTTGATTAAACGGGCGCATACCAAACACCTGCCTGCGCTCCCTGCCCGCGGCTGCCGGCACCGAGGGAAGCGGCGGGTGTGACGCACGGGGAAATGAAGTGCTTTAATTTCATCAAGCTGCAGCGCAAAGAGAGGGAATGCGAGGGGGACAAGGTGCCAGGCTCAGCAGCCCTCATTCCAGGTGATTTAGGATGTGAGGGTGGCATCAGCTGGCAGCTCACTTGCTCTCAGCCTGCCCCAGGAGCATCCCCGGGGTCCTGCTGGTGCCGTTGGCCAAGCCAACcatcccctccttccttcccattcccattCCTTTCATCCCTTTCTCCCCATTCCCATTCCTTTCATCCCTTTTCTTCCCATCCCCTCACCCAGGCGGGAGGCAGTCCAAGTACGCCATCAACGCCTTCGAGGTGTTCGACACCGAGACCCGATCGTGGACCAAGTTTCCCAACATCCCCAACAAAAGAGCCTTCTCCAGCTTCGTGCCCACGGAGGACAAACTCTTCAGCCTCGGGGGCCTGCGGCAGGGCCGGCTCTACCGGCAGCCCAAATTCATGAGGACCGTGGACGTGTTTGACATCGAGCAAGGTGGGGCTGTCCCGGGTGGGAGGCAGGCGgtgggggtttggggttgggagGAGAGCAGAACCTCTCATCTGCTGAGTGTTTTGGGCGTTGAACCCCGTCTGCAGTCTGGGATAAcgagagaaggaagaaagggaaaaaaaaaaaccacgggCCAGAGGggttcagcagctgctgggtttgGCAGCTCCCTCCCTGGTGCAAGGTGGTGAGGAAGCTGAGCACCGTGTCACGGGGTTTTGGTACCCCGAGGTGCAACTGCACGTCCACAGGGAGGTGGGAGGCTCGGGAATCGGGGGGGTTCCCAAGGATCAGTGGCTCTGCCATGCCCGTCTGTCCCGTCCCAGGCGGCTGGATGAAGATGGAGCGCTCCTTCTACCTGAAGAAAAGGCGAGCAGACTTCGTGGCCGGCTACCTGAAAGGCAGAGTCGTCGTGGCTGGGGGGCTAGGtgaggtgctgggggcagcggtGACACTTGGGGGTCGGGGGGTGTCGTTACCgagcggggagcagggggaaagGACCCCATAAGGGGATGGGCTTCGGGGTACAGATGCAGATTTCGGGATGCCGGCTGgtgcttcctccctctctttgtGTCCCCAGGGAACCAGCCGACCGTCCTGGAGTCGGCGGAGGCTTTCCACCCCGAGAAGAACAAGTGGGAGAGCCTGCCCCCGATGCCCACCCCGCGCTGCGCCTGCTCCAGCATCGTGGTCAGGAACTGCCTGCTGGCGGTCGGCGGGGTGAGCCAGGGGCTGAGCAACGCGGTGGAAGCCCTCTGCATCTCCGATTCCTAACAGAGCCCTGCCCCGATTTGGGgaccctgctccctgctggtgctgggccGGCtcctggtggtgctgagctgcgtGAGCATCGCCTGAGCCGCCCCAGGAGCCTGCTGGAGGCTGACACCAGCCTTGCTCTGAAGCTGCTGTTCCCATCcctcctgggtgctgctgtttgGGCCCCGCAGAGGGAAGGAGATTTTGGCCAGGGTCCCCCTTGGTCATCTGCAGAGCCCCGTGGGGAAATCCAGGTGAAGGGACCGCTCGCAGCGCTGGTGTGTGCCGtgtcctgccagcaggaagGGCTCTGGGCAAgcatctccctgctgccaccctgaCCCACCACGAAGGCGACGTGTTTGGGGGTCAGGAGAACCCAGCCCGGTCCGCGGCGGTTCAGGGAGAGGGGACGCGATGCCCTCGGAGCACCCTGGGGTCCGTGCGTGCTTCCCTGCACAGATCCCCGTGGTTTGCAGCGAGGGAAACCCTGGACCCGCAGCCAGGCTGAGGGGATCGTTCTTTTGCCTTCGTAGCAAGGCTTTCCCTGCGCACCCGTAGCATTTCACTGTCACTTTGCCAGGAGCCGGAGCACGGGGCTGCCAGTGCTCCTGGGAGGGCGAAATGCCCAAAGGACTGCTTTGGCAAGAGGCTGGCCCTTACCTTTGGCACAGGAATGGCACTAACACGCCTTCGCAGGGGTTCACGGAGAGGTGGCCTCAACCTGCTCAGTTCCAGCCTGGATTTTGGCTCCTCCAGTGATTTGGGATCTGCTGTTCGCTCCCGAGAGAAAGGAGCAGAAccgagccctgctgctggagctggagccctCTCCTGCCCCCGGGGCCAGGCAGTGGCTTTGGTGACAGCCTTGTTCCAGGGGTGAGGACAAAAAAACCCAGGTCCCAcggccagcagcccccaggcaccGCTCCCTCTTTGGGTTCGTCCTTCCCGGGCAGTTGGAGGGAGGGCTCGAGCCGCCGGGATACACCTCCAGCTTGTAGCAGCTGCCTCATTAAAAGCTGTCTCCAGAAGAGCTCTCGGACGAGCCCGGTCTGTGCTAAGGGCTGGGCCAGGACCCTCTGCCGTGATTAGGTGATGAGGGGGGGTTCAGGGCTAAAAAGGGGGAGATGGGGCCAGCTGTGGCTGAGGTCAACACGTCCCTGCTTGGGCATCCCTTGGCATTTCCAGGGACACGTCTCTTCTTGGGCATCCCTTGATATTTCCAGGGATGCATCCCTGCTTGGGCATCCCTTTATATTTCCAGCATGCCCCATCCCTCTCTGGGGACAGTTCCTGACCTGAGAGCACcgtgggggtcctgggggcgaccctgcctggcacaggctctgcaggcagcacagagcacGGGGGACACCGTGCGGCTGCCGCTGCCGTGGCACCggggctgcctcccagccctgaGCCCCCTGGGGACAAGGGCAGGGGTCAGGGCTGTCTGTGCCCCCGGTGTCCCCTGGCTGCTGTCCCCCTGGGCCCTGCcgtgggtgctggggctgtgctgggaagcagcaaggCGAAGGCTGCGTTTGAAGCGCGGCGCTGTCAGCTCCAAGCCCTCTCCCTCTCTGATCTCCAAGCGCCGTGGCACAGAGATAAAAGGGGAACAGCACCGACTGCGGAGCGAACAACCTGCTCGCTAATTATTTACATCCCACCTGCTTGTCTCTGCCGAAGTACAACCAGCCTGTCCCCTGTCATGTTCCCATCCATGGTGCTGCCACCCCGTTCCCATCGGGGAGGCTGCAAACACAAACCCCAGCGAGGGAGCTGAGCCCCGACGTGTGGCTCTGTCCAGGCTGGGAAGGAGCCCAGAGCACCCCAGTGAGTGCATCCCCAGGGTGCTGCCTCCTGACCCCATGAAACACTcctaaaaatgtgaaaattggaGGAGAGGGGGCttggaggaagggagggagccTTCGCCCCACTCCCCTGCTCCCGCACCAGCCCCGGTTATCGCTGGCTGGGGCTTGGGTCCGGTGTCTTTGTGAGGCTGGAGCGAGGGGAGGAGGAATCCCCCGCCTTTgtctggct
This genomic interval carries:
- the KLHDC8A gene encoding kelch domain-containing protein 8A; its protein translation is MEVANSRDFQWKTLAPLPSRRVYSTLVEAGGQVFAIGGCDDNGVPMDCFEVYSPEADQWTALPPMPTARAGVAVATLGKRIMVIGGVGVNQTPLKIVEMYNVDEGKWKKRNSLREAAMGISVTAKDYRVYAAGGMGCDLRPHNYLQHYDMLKDIWVSLAAMPTPRYAATSFLRGTKIYVLGGRQSKYAINAFEVFDTETRSWTKFPNIPNKRAFSSFVPTEDKLFSLGGLRQGRLYRQPKFMRTVDVFDIEQGGWMKMERSFYLKKRRADFVAGYLKGRVVVAGGLGNQPTVLESAEAFHPEKNKWESLPPMPTPRCACSSIVVRNCLLAVGGVSQGLSNAVEALCISDS